In Miscanthus floridulus cultivar M001 chromosome 8, ASM1932011v1, whole genome shotgun sequence, the sequence CAGAGATTCATTAATCTATCATCAACACATCTCCTAAAGGTACACTTGAGGTTTGTACCATACCACAGATTGAAGACTGATTGAGTTTTCTCATTAAGTAGAATGTAGATATCCCAGTACTGAATGGACAAACTTGAATTACCTAACCAATTGTCTTCCCAAAACTTAACTTTTTCCCCATTACCAATTTTCCACCTAAAACCCATCTGTGCAGCTTTAGCAGCCCACATGAAGCCCTTAAAGAAATTAGAAGCCCCAACTGTAGAGCTACAAAAAGTATTATGCCTATTTGTATCATACTTGTGATCAATAAGCTGTTTCCAGAGCTTATGACTATCTAAATTATATCTTCTAACCCAGTTCAAGCTTAACTATTGCTCAAATTAAGGAATGTCTCATGATGAAAACAACGTTTCCATAAAAGCTAAACGGTAGTGCAGCCGTATACACAATGTAAACAGTGTGTACATGGATTATATGATACTGTACAACACCAACAAATATTCATATATTTGTGCTGTTATGCAAGTAAAAATCAACACATATGAGTACAAGTAAAAAAGAAGATAGTCAAGTATCAAACAATTAATCTGGAGAAAGATACTGATAAACAATAGAAAAATTGTACAATAGAGCAGACAACTATCAAGAACAGACACGAGATAGGGAACATTGGTGGCGCCCAATGAGTAATATTGGAGTGAGACATGGCCGGATTGTAGTCTAATTCCATAACGTATTAGAATAAATGACACGAGATGTAAATTTCGTTGAAACTCACATGCATATTCCCTAGTGTATATAATAGTAATGAAACACATCAACCATTACTACTAGATCTAGATAGTAAGATAAGATACAAAAATATAATGTGGGACTAGTATAGGAAGGAACAATACGCTTGATCATTGACTCTagtataaacaaaaaaaaaatgattcACTCAAAGAAGTTCCCTACCAACACCGGAGTGCATTAGCTGTACCTTTTCAAGATAGGCCTATTCGTGTTTTCGGCAAGTTGTTTCCGCAGGTCATCCACGAACGACTTGTTGTACATGGCGTCGTCGTCCAGCATGAATTCCTTGAGACTTTGGAGATATTTCAGACCAGAAAACTTACTTTTACTGGGCAAACCATAACATTGTAGCATCTTAAGATTTGGCGTTGCTCCTTGTTTAAACTCGACCGACGTGAGGTTGCTGAGGAGAATCAGCACCAGTCGTGTCAAGTTAGGGAATGCCTTCTCATCCTTAACAAAAAGGAGCTCTTTACCCTGGAAAGAATTCTCCAGCAGTCGCAGAGTTTTCAAGCTTGGTAGCTTGCCAAGGATTTGCATGGCATTAGCGTGCTCTATCATGGACCTCTTTAGAGTCAATTTCACTAGATTCTTGAGCCCATCGATCCATGCTGGTAATTTGACCAGATTGCCATACAACTTGAGGCTCTTGAGGTTTTCTGGAGCTGAGTACATGTCATCAAACTCCAAGCAGCCAACTAAACCTGGGTTCCCAGCTGATCGCACAGACAAGGACTCCAAATTATTGCTGAGAGCAGAAAGAGCCAAGCAAAACTCTTTCCTGTTACCCATGTTGATGCCAGCCAATCCGAGCTTGCGCAACCGGGTGAGCCTGCTTATGTCTTGTAGGGTGGCCTTGCCACGCCCGATGTTCACCGTACCCAGTGTGTGCAGTGCTGTGAGTTTGTTAAACCCACTCGGCACTAGAACACCACTTAGGTCTAGGTGCCTTGCTACGAAAGGGAACACAGTGCAGCAGCATGCAGTGCACACATCACGCCTGTTTGGGTCGCCGTTGCTTACATTCTTCATAAGCTGAGGCGAGCAACATGCTACACAATATGCCACTGAGAAGATACTCAGAAGGCACAGCCTTCTCTGTAGTAGCTTTGGCAGATCTTCTACAGCCTCTTCATATGAGTTAGCACCCAAGAATCCAATTCCCCCAGCACGGAGATAATGTAGCTTCCTAAGCTTGGTGATGGTCTTTGgaagcttgatgatgagtgtatgTTTGACATCCAGTGTCTCTAGTTGATGCATGTTACCCAAAGAATTTGGCAAGTAGCAAATATCACGGCACCCTCTCAAAGAAAGGTATTTTAGGTGCACAAGATTCCCGATGTGCTCAAGGTGATGATCATTTAGACCTGATGTGCCTTCCAAGTCCAACACTCTCAGCATCCTCATCTTCTCAGAAATAAAAAATGGCCTCCATTTCCCAAACACTGTCAATGACCGAATACTGGAGGGGTGCACTATGTCCTCAAACTCACTGCGATCTCCGTTCCAGTTATCACTTACAGATAGGTGACGAATCTTGCCCTGGGTGTTCATGCAGCAACCTTCCTCTAGTCTGAAAACAAGATTTTCCTCTGATGACTTTAAGGTACTCATTTCATGGATGAGATTATTGAATTTGCAAGAGTCAACTCCCTTTGTAGTATCGATTGATTCCACGAATGGTTTGATCATTTTCCTGTCAATGAGCTCCATAAAGTAGCCGTCAGCAATTTCCTTAGCGGACTTGCCATGCTCACCACTTGAGTAACCCTCTGCGGTCCACCGGTGCACCAAGCGTCTACGGCTAATAGTGTGGTCTTCTGGAAAGATGGACAGATATAAGAAACAAGACTTGAGGTCATAGGGTAAATAGTCATAGCATTTCACAAGGATAGTTCTTATAGGATCAAGCTCTGGATTTGTCTTTAGCTCAGCAGCAATATACTCATTCAATTTTTTCCACTCCACGAGAGTTTTTGGCTGTTTTGCCAAGATTCCACCAATGGTGAGTATTGCTAGGGGAAACCCATTGCACTTCGTTAGGATAGAGTCTGCCTCTTTACACAAGCCAGAATCAGGAAATTTCCCATCCCAATCTTTAATTCCCCGAAATACCTGAAATGTGTTAATCAATTTAACTTCTTTAGCACATCAAATGTCCTAATTTGGTGTAGGATATACAAATTCTCTGCGATTAGATCAGTAATATAATATTCCCTAACACATTCTATATTAAAAACAGGAGTGGTTGAAGGCACCTTAATAATTCTCAAGCGGAAAGAAGCTTATGAGTGCTGCTTTAATGAGGCTTGATCATAACAGTGTGCGCAAATCAGAATATGCAAGTGTGCTGTTCTCCACACGTGAGGTACAAGCACACAGGAATTTAAGCAAATCGATTTCATGCATAAAATGTAAGTTTCAAGACATACAGCAAACAGAAGATGAAAATATTATCAGTACCGTTTCCTTGAAGAGATCAAGAGCGTCCCGTTTGTCCAAACATTTAAGTTTGTATATGTTTTCATCTTTCTTATTCGAACTATGTTTAGCAATGTTCTCTGTGCTTGTAGTGACAATGATCCGGCCTTCTGTATTTGTCTTCGGGAGGTTAATGCTGTCCCATTCTTTAATGGATGATAGATCATCAAGGACAATCAAGTATTTCCCTTTGTTTAAAAGGTCATCCAACCGTCGCCGTTTAACTCCCAATTTTGTTCTGTCTCCACCTCTTTCcttatctttttcttttcttgcAGATACTTCTTCCTTATCATCTGGTTCTTCTTCCTTATCATCTAGTTGCTTAACTAAGCTATCATCTAGTTGCTTAACTAAGCTATCAAGAATATCCTCAAGATTGAAAGGGTGCTTGATCGTCACATAGGCTCGTCTTTCAAAATGGCCCCTGAGCTCTTCTTTTTGGTAGATTGATTTGACTAGACTAGTTTTCCCAAGGCCATCTTTTCCACATATAGTGACCACCTCATGTTCTCGGCCATTGCTGTTAGACTTTAGCTTGCtgataataccttctatctcatTCTGTCGCCTGATGAACTGAGATTCATATTCCACCGTCTCTGTGCGTGTAACAATCCTTTCATCAGTGGAGTTACTCCTATCAGTGGCAGCTATCATTGAGCAAGGCTCAAGCTCCGTTGTACCCTAAACAAAAACAGGCAATAATGGTTAggtaaacttatttgcttctgtgGCAATGTATGTTTTACTCATGTCCTGAATTTAGGAAATGTGTTTAaataatttatatttatatttttccaaaaaaGATGTTCATTGTTTAACCGTACAAGAATCCTGAAATCTCAACAGTAAGCTACATAAAGAGGGGCAGAGGAAATAAATCTATGCATAAGTGTAGATATATAGTGTTTTAAAATTTTAAGACATACATGATACATCACTAGCAAAATTACCCGTGTGTTGAAAGTAGACCTATTCCTGGGCCACCTGACCTGACCAATCCAAAAGAAGACCCGACCTGACCAGCCAGTGCCTCGGATTGGGTTTGGGTCATGATTTTAGCCCCATGGCTCGACCTAACAAAAAAAATACCAGTGTGTTTTTTACCCAACCAAAGATTTTGACCCCCGACCATTTTTTCTAGTTCGATCGAGCCAAATCCAACCCGACATCTGATCAGGTCTTGAAGGATAGGATACTTATGGTTGGATGCTTTTAAGCATATGTGTTAGTTTTGTCCATGCATACGAGGTATTCAGTGATATGCTTGTGAGAAATTATTTTACTAAAATTTGATTATTCCACCACCCCATCTATTATCTGTCCGTGTCTGATGATCGACAATCTTGCTACGGGGTTACTTAGAGCGAGGATTTGTGGGCTTCAGCGTAaactgaacttgatggttaaacaTAAGagaacgatttagataggtttaggccgttgAATAGCGTAATACCCTATGTTGCCTGGCGATGGTGCAGATAGGCAGGGTGTGCAGGCGGCCTCGCCGACGGCACGGACAGGCAACGTAGCTGGACAGCCTCAACAACAAGTGGACGGGCGGACTCGGCCTCAGCCCCATGTTGCCCTGTGCGGGCGGGCTAGTTCTGATCTAATGCGGGCAGGCAGCCTCGGCATTGGCCTTGGCGCATGGGTGTGCGAGCTCCACTCAGTGGACAGACGGGCGAGCCTGGACACAAGGGGCCATGCTGGCGGTGCTGTGTGCAACAACGGGTGGGGCCGAGGCCGGAGGTgtggaagagggagaagaaagtgGATCGAAAGAGGTTGACATCTCCAGACCCCACTGACGGTTGTCTATCTAGTTGAAAATGGTGATTATATTATCGGTAAAGCTGTAACAGACTTGAGTGTTCCTCTACCTCTCAACACTcgatttctctctctctcattgttcttcatctccggcctctccccctcttcttctccaactccggcagCTTAGAAGGGGCTTGGAGAAGGCAGGTCAGCTAGGCGGTGGGGACAGCGGGATGGTGGCAGTTAGGGTTCCAGCGGTGGGGACGGCAGGTCGGCTAGGCGGTGAAGGGGCTCGGGGCAGGGCctgcggagctccggcgagacctTACCGCGCCGCGGCGGGGCGGTGGGCGGTAGCGGAACGTCGGGAGGAGGAAGACGTGAAGAACAAAAATCGAGTGTTTTGTAGACGGACCCATCCCTTACATATTTCTCCCATCAAACCCAGACACAGCGGATTCCCTCGACCAAACCCAGAGATAGAACCATCCCCATCTTAAAAAACTAGAATCGATGCGTCATGTCCCTTGTAACCAAAACCAAACACAACATAAGTATTAATGTATTATTCAGGTCCGAATGTGTGAAAAATACGATTTTTGAAGAGGAGTTGCGAATTAACGCGTACGAAACGCTGCTTTTGAATCGATTTTAATGTACTATATAGGAATAATAATAAAGGTTCTAGGATTTTGGATATTACCTTCTCGCAGAAAGCACAGATGACTTGATCAGTTGATGATTGCTTGAGCACCTCTACTACGAACCTTTCTGGGCCTACACATAAACTTGCAACCTCAACTTGGTCTGTCGACACTATGATCCGGCTCCCTTTCTTGTTGTTTGGGAAGCAGAGTTTAATGGAATCCCAATCTTCAATAGTAGACAGTTCATTAAGCACAATCAGATACCTCTTCTGACTGACATGTTTACTGAACTCATCAACCAGACGATGTTCATCAATCGTTTTCATATTGTTTAGAATCTGAGACCCAAGTGTTGCTTGCTCTGTCTTCCCTGCTTCTTGCTGAAGAGAATTCATGTGGAATTGCCTCACGATGCCCTGGAGGAACTCAGATGGGTTGAAAGGATGTGCAACCCTTATCCAGGCACAGGATTCAAAAGCATCGTCATCTCTGTTGACATCATCTCTCTCAGGACCCTTTCTCTTCAGATCATCGTAAGCCTTTCTGACGACAGACGTCTTCCTAGGATCACCACTTGCTCCCCAGACTGCAATCACCCGAAGCTCACGGTCGTCGTTTCTGCATATCAGCGGAACGAGATCGACTTGACCGGATTCAAGAAACAGATCCACTTGCTGCTGGACGCCAGTCCGGCTCCGGCCGAGAGTTCTTGAATTCTCAGCAGCAGACGACATCGAAGCAGGCTTGCCGGAGTTGGCGCTGGGCAGATCTTCATCAGCAAGGTGGTAGCGCAAGTTCCTGTGGTTCATGTCCTCCGCCCTGGCTCTGAGACCCTTCATCTCCTCGGCGATACGGTGCCGCTCTAGCACCGTGCGAGCGAGGCGCCACCCCGACGGCTTCTCCAGGTGAACCGCGTGCTCCCGGAGGCAGTCGTCGACGTCGTAGGCAAGGTCGCGGACGTGCCTCACCCGGCTCCGTGTCACCTTGTGCCGGTTCCGCTCCTCGTCCGCGTCCCTCAGGTAGGAGCGCATCGCTGCCAGCTCGTCCGTCAGGAAAACCACATCACGCTGGACAGCCTGCCTCAGAGCGGCGTCCTCGGTGATGGCGGCCTTGGCGCCGCTTAGCACGCCGTTCAGAACCGCTTTGCCGatgcccaccgccgccgcctccatcgcTCCCCTCTGTCACCTTGGGTTTCTTTCTTTCGTGTGATGACTGCGAGTGTATAAATGAGTAGTAGCCTAGTAGGAATGGTTAAGCAGTAG encodes:
- the LOC136472927 gene encoding disease resistance protein Pik-2-like — protein: MEAAAVGIGKAVLNGVLSGAKAAITEDAALRQAVQRDVVFLTDELAAMRSYLRDADEERNRHKVTRSRVRHVRDLAYDVDDCLREHAVHLEKPSGWRLARTVLERHRIAEEMKGLRARAEDMNHRNLRYHLADEDLPSANSGKPASMSSAAENSRTLGRSRTGVQQQVDLFLESGQVDLVPLICRNDDRELRVIAVWGASGDPRKTSVVRKAYDDLKRKGPERDDVNRDDDAFESCAWIRVAHPFNPSEFLQGIVRQFHMNSLQQEAGKTEQATLGSQILNNMKTIDEHRLVDEFSKHVSQKRYLIVLNELSTIEDWDSIKLCFPNNKKGSRIIVSTDQVEVASLCVGPERFVVEVLKQSSTDQVICAFCEKGTTELEPCSMIAATDRSNSTDERIVTRTETVEYESQFIRRQNEIEGIISKLKSNSNGREHEVVTICGKDGLGKTSLVKSIYQKEELRGHFERRAYVTIKHPFNLEDILDSLVKQLDDSLVKQLDDKEEEPDDKEEVSARKEKDKERGGDRTKLGVKRRRLDDLLNKGKYLIVLDDLSSIKEWDSINLPKTNTEGRIIVTTSTENIAKHSSNKKDENIYKLKCLDKRDALDLFKETVFRGIKDWDGKFPDSGLCKEADSILTKCNGFPLAILTIGGILAKQPKTLVEWKKLNEYIAAELKTNPELDPIRTILVKCYDYLPYDLKSCFLYLSIFPEDHTISRRRLVHRWTAEGYSSGEHGKSAKEIADGYFMELIDRKMIKPFVESIDTTKGVDSCKFNNLIHEMSTLKSSEENLVFRLEEGCCMNTQGKIRHLSVSDNWNGDRSEFEDIVHPSSIRSLTVFGKWRPFFISEKMRMLRVLDLEGTSGLNDHHLEHIGNLVHLKYLSLRGCRDICYLPNSLGNMHQLETLDVKHTLIIKLPKTITKLRKLHYLRAGGIGFLGANSYEEAVEDLPKLLQRRLCLLSIFSVAYCVACCSPQLMKNVSNGDPNRRDVCTACCCTVFPFVARHLDLSGVLVPSGFNKLTALHTLGTVNIGRGKATLQDISRLTRLRKLGLAGINMGNRKEFCLALSALSNNLESLSVRSAGNPGLVGCLEFDDMYSAPENLKSLKLYGNLVKLPAWIDGLKNLVKLTLKRSMIEHANAMQILGKLPSLKTLRLLENSFQGKELLFVKDEKAFPNLTRLVLILLSNLTSVEFKQGATPNLKMLQCYGLPSKSKFSGLKYLQSLKEFMLDDDAMYNKSFVDDLRKQLAENTNRPILKRF